The genomic region TCTCCACCGGTGCCCTGCCTGCGCCGAGTATGTGGAGCGTCCCGCGGGGCCCACAACCGACGTGCTCATGTGAGCGCGAGGTGGTGGTCGACTGAGCAGATGGGTCATCCTGTGCGCGCTCACCGCCGCGCAGCAGCAGGAGGACCCATGACCAAGATCTTCGGCGACCCGGCAGCGTTCGTCGACGAGTCCGTCGCCGGTTTCGTGGACCTGTACTCCCACTACGTCCAGCCCGTCCCGCACGGGGTGATCCGCTCCACCGCCACCCCCGAGGGCAAGGTCGCCGTCATCGCCGGCGGCGGCTCGGGCCACTACCCCGCCTTCGCCGGCTACGTCGGCCCGGGACTTGCCGACGGCGCCGTGTGCGGCAACGTCTTCGCCTCCCCCTCCACCCGCTGGGTCTACGACGTCGCCAAGGCCGCCCACCGCGGCGGCGGCGTCGTCCTGGGGTTCGGCAACTACGCCGGGGACATCCTCAACTTCGGCCTGGCCGCCGAACGCCTGCGCGCCGAAGGCATCCGCGCCGAACTGCTCGTCGTCACCGACGACGTCGCCAGTGAGGGCCAGGGAGCCAACGGCCAGCGCCGCGGCATCGCCGGCGACGTCATCGCCTTCAAGATCGCCGGCGCCGCCGCCGAAGCCGGGTACGACTTCGACGACGTCGTGCGCGCCGCCCGCCACGCCAACGACCTCACCCGCTCCATGGGCATCGCCTTCGCCGGCTGCACCCTGCCCGGGGAGAGCGAACCCCTGTTCACCGTCACCCCCGGCCACATGGGCGTCGGTCTGGGCATCCACGGCGAGCCCGGCATCTCCGAGGAACCCATCGGCACCCCCACCGAGATCGCCGACCTGCTGGTGGACAAGGTCCTGGCCGGCAAGCCCGACGGTGCCCCCGAGGGCGGGAAGATCGCGGTCCTGGTCAACGGTCTGGGCTCGACGAAGTACGAGGAGCTGTTCCTGCTCTACGTGCCGATCGCCACGCGCCTGCGCGCGGCCGGGTACGAGATCGTCGCCCCCCAGGTCGGGGAGCTGGTCACCTCCCTGGACATGGCCGGCTGCTCCCTGACCGTCACCTGGCTGGACTCCGAGCTGGAGACGTTGTGGACGGCGCCGGCCCAGTGCCCGGCCCTGTCCGTGGGCGCCACGATCGAGACGACCCCGGCCCCCACCTACGAGGCTCCGCAGGACGAGGTCGCCGACTACTCCGGCACCCCGGCCGAGGCCGCGCAGGCCGGGCAGCAGATCGCCGGACTCATCGAGGCCGTCCGCGACGTGCTCAAGGACGCCGAGGCCGAACTGGGCCGCATCGACGCGATCGCCGGGGACGGTGACCACGGCACCGGGATGGTCAACGGGTCCGTGGCCGCCGCTCAGGCCGCCCGTCAGGCCGCCGACGCCGGCGCCGGGGCGGGCTCGACGTTGTCGGCGGCCGGGGGCGCGTGGGCCGACCGGGCCGGTGGGACGTCGGGGGTGATCTGGGGGGTGCTGCTGCACGCCTTCGCCGAGCAGCTGGGCGATGAGGGCAAGCCCACGCCTGAGCAGGTCGCCGCTGGGGCGAGCGCGTCGGTGGAGGCCGTCCAGCGCCTGGCCGGGGCGCGGGTGGGGAACAAGACGATGCTGGACGCGCAGGTCCCCGTCGCGCAGACCCTCGCGGAGCGGATCGGGGCCGGGGAGGACCTGAAGAGCGCGTTCACCACCGCCGCGCAGGCCGCGACGCAGGCCGCTGAGGCGACCAAGGACCTGCGTCCGCAGATCGGGCGGGCCCGGCCGCTGGCCGAACGATCCCTGGGCCACCCCGACGCCGGCGCCGTGTCGCTGGCGCTGGTGACCCGCACCGTCGCCGACGAGCTCTGAGCCAGGTCGGGATCGTCGTGACGGAGGGCCGGACCTACCGGCCCTCCGTCACGACGGTCCCCCACCGGGGTGACCGCAGGACTGCGCGCGGGTGACGGGTGTGGGCCGGGCGGGTGAGTCCGCGATCTCGAAGGGCGCCGCGGGCAACCATGTCCTAGTTTCACGACCGCGGCGGCGACGACGCCCCGTCACCTGCGACAAGAGGATCCACGATGCGCCTGGTCCGCCGCTCGACCCTGTCCGCCCTCGCCGCCACCGCCCTGCTCTCGACCGTCTGCGCCGGAGCCGCTCAGGCGGCCACCCCCGTCCCGAAGGTCGGCACTCCCTTCCCCTACGTCGGCCTCGTCCGTGCGGCCGGCGCCGACCGCTACGAGACGGCCGCCGTCATCGCCCAGGGTTCCTTCCAGCCCTCCAGCGGCAGCACGGTGTTCATCGCCAGCGGCGAGGCGCCCGCCGACGCCCTGACGGCCGGGCCCGCCGCGGCCTCGCTCGACGCCCCGCTGCTCCTGACCCGCGCCGGGGACCTGCCCGCGGCGACGGCCACGGAACTGGCCCGCCTCAAGCCGGCCACCGTCTACGTCGTGGGCGGCACCGACCGCGTCTCGGACACCGTGCTCACCGCGATCGGCACGGCCGCACCGGGTTCGACGGTCACGCGCATCGCCGGGTCGTCCCGCTACGAGACGGCCGTCGACGTGGCGGAGAAGTTCTTCCCGAACCCCGAGGGCGTCGTCGTCACCCGCGGGGACACGTTCCCCGACGCCCTCTCCGGTGGTGCCGCCGCCGCGTCGGCCGGGGTTCCTGTGATGATCACCGAACCGACCTCGATCCCGGCGCCCGTCGCGCAGTGGATGTCCCAGCACACGTTCGCCTCGAGCCTCGTCGTGGGCAGCTCGACGTCCGTCAGCGACGCCATCGCCGCGACCGTCGCGAGCCGCACGAGCGACCCGGCCGACGCCACCCGGGTCGGCGGGGCGGACCGCTACGAGACGTCGGCCGCCGTCGCGACCGCGGTGTTCCCCGACGCCTCGACCGTCGTCATCGCGACGGGCGACAACTTCCCCGACGCCCTCGCCGGTGTCCCCGCCGCCGCCGTCAACGCGGCCCCGATGCTGCTGCTGCCCAAGGACTGCACCCCGGCCTCCCTGGCGACCTACGTGCAGGGCAACACGAACATCTCCGGGGAGATCATCCTCGGCGGTCCCACCTCGGTGACGGCGGAGGCGCTCACCACGAACTGCTGACGTCCGCCCACCGGAGGGCAGGACGACGACGCGCGGGGCGGCCGGAGCACCGGTCGCCCCGCCGTCGCGTCAGGACCTCGTCCGTCACCTCGTCCGGCGCCGGAACCGGACCAGCCCGGCCACCGCCACGGCGACCGCGACCCCGCCGGCGACTCCGACCGCCAGGGGTGCGAACCCCAGCGATCCCGCCACGTTCACCACCAGCCCGACGACCAGCAGGACCCAACTGCCGGCCCGGAGGGTGCTGCGCTGCTGCGCTCGAAGGTGATGACGGTCGTCCACGGTTCCTCCTGGGTTCGGTGAGCCACCACCGTCGCCCGCCGGACGGTGGCGGGGACATCCCGCGTCCTGCCGTCCTGGAGTGGTGCTGGCTGTACCGACGCCGGGCACCGCACCTGGGTACGGTCGAGGCGATGACCACGGCAGCAGCGGGACGCGCACGGCTGGTCCGGGCGCGGGCGGGTTTCCTCGACCTCGGTCGTGGGCTCGGCACCGCGCTGACCGCGGCGCTCCTGGTCCTCTGGCTCCTCATCGTCGTGGCCCTGCTGCCGGTGGGGATCGGGCTGCTGCTCGTCCCGTCCGCGGCGCGCGGGGTCCGTCGCCTCGCCGACGCCGAACGCACCCGGACGGGATCGCCGACGTGGGGTCCCGGCCCCCAGCGGTTGCGGGCTGCGCTCGCGGACCCGTTGTGGCGCAGGGACGTCCGGTGGCTGCCACCGCACGCCGTGGTCGGTGTGCTGCTGGGTCTGGTCGGCGTCCTGCTGCCCGTGTACGCGGTCCGCGACCTGTCCTTCCCCCTCTGGTGGTGGCTCGTCCCGGCCGGTGAGGACCCCTCGCCGTGGTGGTGGACCGTCGACGCGTGGCCCGACGCGCTGGCCGTCGCGGGTCTCGGGGCGGTGTGGGCGCTGCTGTCCCTGGTCGGCCTGCCGGTCCTCGCGCGGGCGCAGTCCGCGCGCAGCCGCGCGCTGCTGCGTCCGCCCGCCGACGTCGACCTGTCCCTGCGGGTCGCAGAACTCACCGCCACCCGCGCCGCG from Kineococcus endophyticus harbors:
- a CDS encoding dihydroxyacetone kinase family protein, whose product is MTKIFGDPAAFVDESVAGFVDLYSHYVQPVPHGVIRSTATPEGKVAVIAGGGSGHYPAFAGYVGPGLADGAVCGNVFASPSTRWVYDVAKAAHRGGGVVLGFGNYAGDILNFGLAAERLRAEGIRAELLVVTDDVASEGQGANGQRRGIAGDVIAFKIAGAAAEAGYDFDDVVRAARHANDLTRSMGIAFAGCTLPGESEPLFTVTPGHMGVGLGIHGEPGISEEPIGTPTEIADLLVDKVLAGKPDGAPEGGKIAVLVNGLGSTKYEELFLLYVPIATRLRAAGYEIVAPQVGELVTSLDMAGCSLTVTWLDSELETLWTAPAQCPALSVGATIETTPAPTYEAPQDEVADYSGTPAEAAQAGQQIAGLIEAVRDVLKDAEAELGRIDAIAGDGDHGTGMVNGSVAAAQAARQAADAGAGAGSTLSAAGGAWADRAGGTSGVIWGVLLHAFAEQLGDEGKPTPEQVAAGASASVEAVQRLAGARVGNKTMLDAQVPVAQTLAERIGAGEDLKSAFTTAAQAATQAAEATKDLRPQIGRARPLAERSLGHPDAGAVSLALVTRTVADEL
- a CDS encoding cell wall-binding repeat-containing protein, with amino-acid sequence MRLVRRSTLSALAATALLSTVCAGAAQAATPVPKVGTPFPYVGLVRAAGADRYETAAVIAQGSFQPSSGSTVFIASGEAPADALTAGPAAASLDAPLLLTRAGDLPAATATELARLKPATVYVVGGTDRVSDTVLTAIGTAAPGSTVTRIAGSSRYETAVDVAEKFFPNPEGVVVTRGDTFPDALSGGAAAASAGVPVMITEPTSIPAPVAQWMSQHTFASSLVVGSSTSVSDAIAATVASRTSDPADATRVGGADRYETSAAVATAVFPDASTVVIATGDNFPDALAGVPAAAVNAAPMLLLPKDCTPASLATYVQGNTNISGEIILGGPTSVTAEALTTNC
- a CDS encoding sensor histidine kinase produces the protein MTTAAAGRARLVRARAGFLDLGRGLGTALTAALLVLWLLIVVALLPVGIGLLLVPSAARGVRRLADAERTRTGSPTWGPGPQRLRAALADPLWRRDVRWLPPHAVVGVLLGLVGVLLPVYAVRDLSFPLWWWLVPAGEDPSPWWWTVDAWPDALAVAGLGAVWALLSLVGLPVLARAQSARSRALLRPPADVDLSLRVAELTATRAAALDAHAAELRRIERSLHDGAQNRLVGVTVLLGAARRAVARDPAVADDLLARAQAAAEEALAELRAVVRGILPPVLDRGLAAAVTGLAADCRVPCRVEVAVEPRCPVSVEATAYFVVAEALTNVSRHSGARTASVDVRRLGEHLHVVVTDDGRGGADPGAGSGLTGVLRRVEALDGTLELTSPPGGPTRVEVRLPCGS